The Flavobacterium sp. 140616W15 sequence GGATCATTTGATTATCAAGAACAAAACTGGGCTTATTTATCTAATACTCCATTACAACAATATAAAATAATATGCACGAAGGAGGTTTTAGCTCTCCGTTTATAGCATGGTACCCATCGCAAATAAAAGCAGGAAGAATTGATAAAGGAACTGGTCATATTATAGACCTCGCTCCTACCTTTTACGAATTGGCTGGAATAGAATACCCAAAAGAATACAATGGTGTTGCCTCAAATCCTTTGGTTGGGAAGAGTTTATTATCTGTTTTATTTAATAATGTTTCACAGGTTGACAGAGGCGCACCATTGTTTTGGGAAAGAGCAGGAAACAGAGCTGTACGAGATGGCAAATGGAAACTAGTCTCGATATATCCATCCTACGAATGGTTACTTTATAATTTAGACACAGACAGAGGAGAAACTTCTAATGTAGCGCAACAAAACCCTGCTGTTGTAAATCAACTATCAGAAAAATATTTTGATTGGGCAGCTAAAACTGGAGTAGTCGAATATAGCAAGTTCAAACTAAAAACAGAGGTAATGCCAGGTGGAAATCCTTTAAAGAAATAGTTGCTTTTTTTGATATTTTAAGCAATTATAGACAAAAAGCGATAGTCTAACAGCTATCGCTTTTTATATTAAACTAACAAATAATAGATATATAAAGAAAATACACGCAAATAAAACAACAAT is a genomic window containing:
- a CDS encoding sulfatase/phosphatase domain-containing protein, translated to MHEGGFSSPFIAWYPSQIKAGRIDKGTGHIIDLAPTFYELAGIEYPKEYNGVASNPLVGKSLLSVLFNNVSQVDRGAPLFWERAGNRAVRDGKWKLVSIYPSYEWLLYNLDTDRGETSNVAQQNPAVVNQLSEKYFDWAAKTGVVEYSKFKLKTEVMPGGNPLKK